A region of the Notolabrus celidotus isolate fNotCel1 chromosome 18, fNotCel1.pri, whole genome shotgun sequence genome:
ACCCTGTAAATCAAGGCCCCCGTGAGTCCTGGCCCCCTCTCCTTGTTGAGTGTGAAGCGTTCTGTCACAGTGTGGCCTCTGAAGCTGAACCGGTGTGCTTTTAAACATACCTTAGGTCACATGCTCGGCGCCCTCTCACCCCTCCTGCCTGAAAGCTGGATCCAGCTCTGCTCCCCTAATCCTATAAACATTTTCTATACGCATTCTTTCTTCTTCCCACGCcccctcatcctcttcctcatcccttCTTCCTCACATTCAGCTGCTCTACGATCATCCTCTTCCTTcacttcttttcctttccttcttcaaacatccatctctttctttacttcacTGTACTTCTCTTCAGACTTCCTTGCTGGATCCAGACTCTGGTTTtagactctcacacacacacagggcgctcagagctgcagagagggagaggctgTAGATCCTGTAATTAGCGCGCGCCTGGAGGGGGCACGGGGACAGAAACACATGACTCAACAGATAAAAGAGGGCACAATGAGCCACACAGACTCCTTCTCCAGCGTGAGCGCTGACTGATCTCAGTCCTGGGTTGTTAGTGGTCCTCCGGTTAAAGCagcaaacccccccccccccccctctctccaagTCTACTGCACCAACACAGGCCCACACTGGTCTGAGAAACATCTGGAAGTGCTCTCTGTGGCAGCTCTGTGGGGAACAAGGAGACATTCCTGCTCCGACAGactgcagagggagggagggagggaggaagggaggggggtACAGTCACAAAAACCTTCctcctgaagagagagaggaagaatagGACGTCCATCCACAGTCTTTCATGTGGTGCCACCTGGTCTGCAGCATTTAAATGAGCAAAGTTCCAACACAGCACGCCCCTTCATGCCGGGTGGGTGGTGTAGTGGTGGAGGATTGGGGGGGGTCTATACATTGAGGCCCCATGCTTTCCCCCATCTTATTGTTCTAATGAGGTAGGACAAGGTTCAGTCACTTGTTCAAccctctgcagctccacaggTTCAGTCTTGCcaaaaggaaaaacatccacagGCAAAAGAAAGCAGGTGGAGGGGGGGTTCAGGGCGGCTCGAGCCACACCGTGGATACAGCTGGGGGGAAGGCAGGGGGGGCGGGGGTCCAGACAGATGAAACCTTCAAACCAGGCCTTCCTGTCAGTCACTTCTCCAACAGctgcttcctctgctgctcccaCAGGGCCTCCAGGTGATCCGCCCTCTTCAGCGCAGCCTATCAGAGCACAGACACATACGTACACACGCCGTCAATCATCTGAGCCGAGCCGTGTTTCATTATTCATCATTTCTCTGTTCTGTATCAGTCTCCAAACCTCGTGCTGCTTCCGGAGCTGGTTGacggtttcttccttctttagGATGGCCGACTTCACCctgatggaggagaagaagagacggGTCAGCGAGGGAGGAACATCAACTGTGAGAAGAGCCTCAGTATCTCTTTTCATTAATACGCTGAAGACACACAGTTGTACCTTCCCCTCCAACACAATAATCCAGACAGACTAGATCATTTACTTAAGTGCCTCATAGACATCAGAAGCTGGATGTCCAATAACTTTCTGAAGCTTTAACCCTGACAAATCAGAAATCATCATTATAGTCTTTCTCACTCCTCCACCTTTCTCCATAACAAAATCCCCTCTGCAAACATTTAGGAGGGACATTTGACTCTGATCTCTGCTTTGACACTTGTGTAAAACATGGAGTTAAATCCTGTTTATTCCACCTCAaacaaatctccaaaataagatctttcttttcctcctccgatctgtccaaagtcatccatgctttcatttgttctcttcttgattattgtaatgctcctttaacaggtatcagtcagagctccctccacagactccaacTAGTCCAAAAATGCAGCAcaaatatcaacacatcactcctgtcctcgccagcttacattggctgccagttttttatcgtgttgattttaagatcttattgattacttttaaaaattttAAATGCACAGGCCCCAAACTCTTTAAGAGACCTTTTAACCCCCTATGTGACTGGGCGGCCCCTtaggtctgtggatgcatctctgcaTGGTTGTGCCAAGACCAAGACTCCGCCTTAGAACCGGgccttttcagtcagagctcaaAGGCTGTTGACTCCCTGCagattagacagtccacaactttaactgcttttaaatcctcacaaaaacctttttatataagaaggcaCATCTCCACCCCTACATCatgaatatatattattttttctattttaattttctccCTGTCTGCaccgttttttatgctttgtaattttctacatttcatgttatgaagcactttgtaactttgttaagaaaagtgctatataaataaagtttattatttattattattatttgtattattattgttattaagtCCATGATTATGTCTCAGGTCATCTTCTTTCTGCTCTGCGTTCCTCTGCTGGACGTGTCTCAGACTCTGGCAGACGCCCAGAGGACCGCCTCAGTTTCCACCATGTAATAATTCTGGACTCAGGTTTAAAGCGGATGCCAAGCTCCCGCTTCACACCTTGAAAGGAACATTGTATTTGGAGCCAGCTGGCCTCCAACAATACTTATTAAATGTTGGGAGACTGCGGCTGACCTAAATCCTCACACAGAAAACTTGAATAACGGCCCTGAGTCGCTCGTGTTCAAAGTTAGAGTTTACACCCTTCGGATGTTGTGCACTAATCACAAAGGCTTTATTTGTTGTGTGGATTAAGAATTACTGCACGAACACTGACGACTGGAAAtcaaaaaaacagcacaagcaGGCCTGCAGTGAACACAACAGGCTTTCACAGGAGAACAATACACCTGAGTTCCTCCTCAGAGAACAGGGTTGTCTTTAATCTGGAATATGATCTGATCACTGGAGTCTAAGGAGAAGTTAGTGTCAGGTTTGGGGAAGGAAGATCCCTCTAGAGGTTCACAAGGAAACAGAGTAACAGCCAGAACACAATCATGTGAGAGAGaagatgacctttgaccttctgtAAGAACAATCACTTCATCACTTCCCCCTGTGAGGCATTTTAtgtaaaacacatgaataatcAGAGCATGAATTATTGAGTTATAACCAAATATGTGCTTCCAGAAAtcacagtgacctttgacccctgaccACCAACATCTAATAAGATTATACTTCAGTCAAAGTGGATGTGAAGACTTTCCCTCGAGGGGATCTGGATTATTAAACAACGGGACGGACAAGAGGACGACTTTCATGACGCTGCTGAGCTCACTGTGGACGGACGAGAGGAGCAAATTCCACTAGacccgtctctgatccatcacagctgatagatctgataggtttctattcaagtcaatgtgttaacttccactggatccagctgcgtctctgatcctgcaggtcggagtcctccggattagatacacaagacttctatttttgcaggatgccggagcacgacgcatcaatctcagatcttgtatttcacttaactacaacaacaaacagtcatgaTGAGCTTAGACTTCAAGATCCTTCTGCTCACATTTAAAGCTCTCCATAACCTTCCCACCTCTCTGAtctccttcaaacatacacacctacccgcactctcagatcctcttcctccatgctCCTCACTGTAACCCACGCTCGCCTAACCACCGTGGGATCTGGAGCATTCAGCCGTGCAGCTCCTGATCTCTGGAACTCTTTACCACTAACCATCTGTAACTCAGACTCTCTTCCAAAtttcaaatcccgcctcaaaaCCCACCTTTTTAGAACTGCATATACTCTGTAAACTCCTGAAATGTACCTTTTACTGCATTTCACCCTTCcattcattgtgttcttttcagGTTGTACATTGTTTGTTGTATCGAgtactttttttcttattgtgtttttactattgttagtaggtgaccttgggtgtcctGAAAGCCACCCTTGAAcaacatgtattattattattattattatcattatcactgCGTACCTTTGGTGGACTtcagccagctcctcctccttctctctcgtGACTCTCTCCACCTCCAGCCGCATCCTCGCTCGAAGCTCCGACACCTCCACCTTCATCCTGCGGTTTTCCTCCTCCGTCATCACCAGACGGTCGGCGAACTCCTGCCGTACGACCTCGGCCAGGCTGCGGCGCTCCTCCACCAGCTTGTCTCTGTTCTGTAAGTTTGAAATGGAGTTCAGATCAGATCTTTGTATCTGCTGTGTGGTTTAACTCTGAAGaaggtcacttcctgtttgctcCTCCTGAGGACTCGCTCCTTACCTGCGTGACGTCCTCAGTCTCCTGCTCTTTATGTTGCAGCGCCGCCTGCAGTCGGATCAGCTCTCCCTCCGTCTCCATCTGCTGCTTCCTCAGCTCCTGATGTTTCTCCAGAGCCGTCCTCTCCGAGCGCTCCAGCTCCCTCAGCTCAGACTCGTACTTTTCCCTCACACGCTTCACCCTGACGACAGTTAGACGTTTGTTAGTTAATGAATCTGTTGTTTGAGCGGCAGAGGAAACTGTGCAACAGaaggatttaaaaaagtgaaatgtgcgTTGTCACCTGTTGTCGGCCGCCCTCTCACACTCCTCCTTGTCCTTGCTCGTCTCCTCCTCCAGCGTCCAGATGGCGAGCTCGATCTCTTTGTCGCGTTCTCGCCGCAGCTCCTCTTTGAGCTCGCGCTCGCGGCTCAACAACCAGGCTtcctgtgaacacacacacacacacacacacattaatacacACAGGTTAAGGGACACATTCAGACCCCTCCTCTCGCTCTGAACCAGAGTCAGTGGGTGTCTCGTATTTGTCTCTCTACTTACAGTATCTTATATAAAGTACGACTTACTGATATTTAGTGACACTTTGTTTGAAGATgtctaaatgtaaacaaacctcTTTTTTCTTGTAGTTTTCTTCCCAGGTCTGCTTCTCAATGTCCAAGCGTTCCTGCACTGACTTCATCTCCAGCTGGTTAAAGCAACAACACTCAGTAAGCACGCTGTAGTCCTGCAAACCCTCTGATGGAGGTCTATAAAGGTGCAGACAGCAGATATGAAGTGTTTCATTGATCAGTTTGTCCTCCTCACCTGGtgcctcctctcctgctcctcccgGCTCTTGTCCAGCTCGTCTCTGAGAGCTCGTCCGGCCAGAGAGCTGTTCTCCTCCAGCTGCCTCCTCAAGTCCTCCAGCTCAGCGCGCTGCCTGTGAGACATACACAAAGAAgagcttttttaaaagagaaccAGGAACCAGGAAAAGCCAGAACTCTTCAAAAGTCTGAATGATGTGATCAACTCCTGGACGACTCTTTCAGACAGGAGTTCTTGTCATGGCTGTGGCAGTGCCTTCTCTCCCCTGTTGTGTtaaccctcctctctgcctttgccccctccttcctgtgtgcttggtgaaGGTGTGGCTCAGGAGACACACCTGTGAGCGATCTGAATCAGCAGCACTACAAATACCTGGTCCTCCTGCCACTTCAGTGCCGGATTGTTCCTTCGCCACGGGTGATTATAATCGTCAAGTACTCAGTCATCAAGTGTGtctaaagcccaagatccacaggatgcgtcgcgttacgttacggctgcgccgcgcacgtcgcagcaaataggttcccattcaagtcaatgctctagagtccacagggcgcgctgcggcgcgtctcagctccgtctctggagcgttccgccgcgccgctctgccagagatacgcggggagtctattttcgccgctccccgcgcccagcacgcgtcaatcgacacagaaatgatcgaactatcccggaagtcaggcacgaggatcgtatgcaacatccgctcactttcaaaataaacaccatgtgcaaacacaagatcgtaaatttcaccacttcttcaacattacgtcataacctgtggcatcgggccagacgtcagtctcaaaagatatccgacaccatggacgaggaaaagtttatactgtgttgttctcgcgcgttttggagttctcgagggatcttgagtttcctgctccggagtgcgcgccgctccagacacgcatcctatggaccagggcgaaagccccgggacggagcagagccgtgtcgcagccgtaacgcggcgcacacgcatcctgtggattccccgagtaAAGATCAGAGTTTTTTCCCCTCATGCCTAACgtgctgtgttttttctctccgtGTGCAGCGATCCTCCTGCTACCTGTTTTTCACCAGGCGTCTTGGAGCTGGCTTCctggatatttttgttttacctcAGTTGTCTCCACAATAAATTGATTGTACTCTTCaatttgtctctgtctcagctccTGGGTCCCTCTGTTGAGAGCACACCCTGACAGTTCTCGTCTTTTCTGTGATGATACTTCTCATTCTGGAGCATCTTGTTTCCAGGGATGTGTCTTGCTTATGCTTTTGATTTTGCACAGGatggtgacctttgacctcacctTGCAGCCAGCTGGGCCAGCCTCTCTTTCTCATCAGCCACCTCCTTGTAGAGacgcctcctctgctgctgcagggacaGCTCCTCCTCCTGAAGCTGTTTCTCATACCTGAcggcacacacgcacacacacactctgtgttacataaacagtgtttgtttattacACACTGGCAAAGCAAACACATCACTGGTAACAAACCCCACTAAGAGGCTTTAACTTGAAGCATCATCACCTCTTCTGGTGTGTTCTTTAAATGATCCTAAAAACAAAGGATGTGCTTTAAACTGAAGCTCCCTCTGATCTGAGGTCACTACCTCTGTTTGGCGAGCTCCcgctctctctgactctgctcctccttctccctctccagcTGCTGCCGGAGCTCCTCACACTGCCGAACGTAGCGCTGGGCGGCCCGCTCGTCTGCCTGCAGCAGCTCCGCCTCGTGAAGCGTCCGCAGCTTCTTCAGCTCCTGTTTGTGCTTCGAAATCAGCTTCTGGATCTCTGGCTCCAGGCCTGAGGGAGGACGAGGAAGAAGAACACAGTTCAGGGTGTGTTTACAGAACACTTGGTTTAATTTGCAGGAAACAAAGCTGACAGTTCTTTTCAGGAAGTCATCCTGTACAAACATGAGTCAGATTACTGTGAGGTTTGTTTTAGATTGAAAGATTAAGACTTCATTAAATAACTGAAGGTGTCATCCACTGAGTAAAGACCAACACATCACTGTAAGATATCAGCCCCtgtgactacacacacacacactgtgcagacTCTTCATGGAGCTGCTGGATCACAGGCAGGATGCGCTGAAACAACAGGACTCATATTTGTAAGGCTCTGCAGTCTGTTTGTTCTGGTGTTAAACCAGAGGAGTGAGGAAGGATCATGAAGATACAGCTCAGTCTGTTCTCTTCAGTCCCTGGTTTAACCTATAATCCGGCATCTGTGTGAGCAGTGCTTCTGATCATGCATGTCAGAGTTTATGTCATGAGGAGCTACCGGCTGCTGACACAGTACTGTGTGTAGTACTGTGTGTAACCGACCCCTCGATCAGGGCCTTTCTCTGTTTTGAAATACTTCCCATTTGACTGTATTAGGTGTTTTCTGACACTCACTTTGGGTCAGGTGGTTAGAAGTTGGTAGCTCCATAAAGCCGCCTTATTCTGAGGTCAGACTACAGGATTAAAGCAAAGTTAAAAACCGATCCAGCACACGCAGGATGTTGGGACTCGTCACCTGTGAGGCAGGATCTGAAGATCGGTGGTTTTATCTAGTGTATTGTGTCACAGTGAACGTCTGAGACACCTCACGACCTCTCGATAGAATGCCTAGCATGTTAGATTTTTCTCTCTGTCGTCTACGATGTGTTCcatcatgtcagtcatgtcgaCCAGTGAGAGCACAGaacgccactgtaactagctaaatactgcgatgtgcaatgctctgatcctgtcttgaagttgggtctctgttcataatttaacatagagtggtctagacctgctctgtttgtaaaagcgtcttgagataacatttgttgtgatttggcgctatacaaataaagattgattgattgattgatccattGAGGATGTGTTCGTTACCTTTGACGGTGATCTCCTTGATCTTCTTGGTCTTCTCGTCGATCCACTTCTCCCTTCGGATCTTCTCTGTGGCGCTCATTAACTCCTTCAGCTTCTTGATTTCCTGTGGAGGGAGATTCGGAGACAGAATGAATAATGGGGGGCGGTTTGATCCTCAGATTTTACAAAAAACGTGAAACAAATCAAGAGGAGTGAATGTTAGAGGATTAAATGGTTTATTAAACGACAGAAGAAAAGGTTTTAGAGGAAGAGGCGAGAGCAAACAGCAAGACAAAatttaatgaaaagaaaaaacgtttttaaaaatgaagggaAAGGATGAGGCGACTCACATGCAGACAGACTTTCCCACAGGagtaaagagggatagagaaaggaaaaatgaacgGCAGCATGAGAGAGATGACCGTGCCAAGGATGACTGGAtaaaaggaggggaaaaaagttaCCTCACACAAGGGACCCAGAATTTGCCACACCTGAAAGccagaaaacagcagaaacaccAGGACAGAGACGgacagtgaagaagaagaggaagaagaagaagagagggagaaacagagaagACAGTTAAACCGAGGCAGCACCGCAGGAAAGCAAGACCTTCTCACAAGATGCAAAGCTCAGGCAAGTTATCTGCACATGCCAACCCGTCAATCTGCACAAAGAACATCCCATAATCTCATCCCGCCTCACCATTTCATGCTGCTCCTGCATCTGTGCAATCTTCTTGGTGTACTTCTGGTCCACCTGCTTCAGCTCTCCCACCACTCCTTCACAGCGCTCGCTCAGAGCCTTCTTATCGTTgatcagctgaagagagagagaggggggggggggggctgcttTATACAGTACATCTCCAGGGAAGCAGAAAcaccagctgcagcagaggagagatgtgtgtgtgtttacctgatcGATGAACGTGAGATGTCTCTGAATAGTTGCTTCATATTGTTCCTTCTGGAGCTGGAAGTTTCTGCCCAGCTCCTTCTCCGTTTCCTTCACATGTCTGACcgtcagctccctctgctgggcCTGAAGAAgggcagagaggagacacacatgATGAATATACTGCATCAGGTTGAGCCTGCTGCAACAGAGGACCATGACATGTGTTGAACTTTGTGTGCATTCCCTCACCAGCGCAGTCTGCAGCATGTTGACGGTGCGTTTCTTCTCTTCCAGCTCCAGTTTGATCCTCATCATGGATCCGCTGATTTCTGCAGCAGTGGCAGACGCCTGCTCCACCCCGACCAGCTCCTCCTCTGACAGCACAGCCTGAGATCACAGAGTCGACAAAGTCATCAACATGCCTGACTTTTGACTCTTTTATGCAGTCAAGGAAATCCAACAGCATCAGAGTGAACATGATTCTGGCTCTGACCTGTTTACCATAATTTAGCCAAGCTGACTCACAAgaaaaatatctctaaatgagcctcagtgttttagatgaaaaacaaaaacacagtattTGAAGTCATGAGAGGCTGTCAGACAGATCAGAGATCATAAGGCgattttcgaccggaggaactttacccctgaactatgtgcgtttcgaccggtagacccagggtctaaatttagttcaggggtagataatctcccccttaaaaagcccctgctagggaggtagtacttttcgaaaggtcccgggactttcggggggaagggcctgcaatgctggacctgtctgattggtagattaactgcagtgtttttattccgccctccgtccacaataacatcacacacatctgtgattcacttgatttctctttctttcactagtttttatttgttctatcttttttgtatgtgtgtgtacttttcaaaagaagaagctgtgtcattttgtttttgccaaaaaaaaattgcacttttttttcaatttttttttcttcaaaattttaatttttcaaaaaaaaatcatttttttttttttctcaaaaaatttttttcaattttttttttttgtccatttttttgtcaaatttttccaaaaaccattcacagtcattgttttttccatctgtgattctcttgatttctctttctttcattagtttttatttgttctatcttttttgtatgtgtgtgtacttttcaaaagaagaagctgagattctccgggtcaacttttttgccaaattttttttttcattttgtttttgccaaaaacaaattgcattttttttcaattttttttcttcaaaatttaaatttttcaaaaaaaaaaaattgaaaattttgttttctccaaaaaaaatgtccacattttttttgtcaattttctttttcaaagtgttcttttgtcaaacatttttttttccgttttttttttgtcaattttttttgtcaaatttttccaaaaaccattcacagtcattgttttttccatctgtgattctcttgatttctctttctttcatacgtttttatttgttctatcttttttgtatgtgtgtgtacttttcaaaagaagaagctgtgattctcttgatttagcagcttgtaacagtagtcttctctcagcccaccgtgaatgcgtctctcccggtgttccggttttaaaagtgaccctgtaaactggagaccttcagctgaacgtgtcagtgtttgtggagtttacacagctgttgaaacacagagggagttcctgggaatgcaaactagtttagtttttattaagatttcaaaatattctcATCAGATATtaaatgatggtctaaagacgtttatgagggatgcatccggctgagagtctccagttaacagggtcgctgtttaaaccaaaacaccggccgatctctgccacggctttttgagttcaaaaggattttaaagccgtgttgaaacgtctttgctactcgcgcttatctcctctcacgtgttgattcagtgaatccatctgtgatgaaataaagcaccatctaaaacagaccagctgagtctcttcatgctaacaggctaactgttgtgttgctcataatgatacctgcctgtccgtctgcttctatggcgtcatctgtgatgaatggcattcctctttgttttactgccctctactggtctggtggtgtagtgcatttactttttttcccctccatacgtcactggcctgatttacacaatctactcgggacttcagcccgcggtcgaaacgcagacaacaatgggggaccaggaacctttcagTTCAGGGTAAAGGTTAAATGTCGGTCTCTTCATGCTCTAAAGACACTGACCTCTCTGTGTGACCCTGAGGTGACAGAGCGAGGTCTCTCCTGTTCAGACTTCTCCATCTCATCCAGGAAGCTCATGATGCTCTGCAGCTTGGCCTCAGAGAGCAGGGCGCCCCCGTCTGGCAACGCGGGGTGGTGGATCAGCTGGCCGTGGCGCTCCAGGTTGTCGGTGGTCAGAGAGTTGGAGTCTCCGTCCTGTAGTGAGGCAGATGTGAGAGATGTGTGTTACAGTCACGTCCACGCTGACTGAACATGCGTGTGAATACTGACTGACTCAAAGAGGACTAACCTCGTCTATCCAGGCGTATTTCTCTTTGTGGTAGCACTTGGGCTCGGACAGCCTCTCCGGCTCCTCCTCTAACAGCTTCAGGGTGTCCAGCAGCTCGTTCAGGGTGGTTTTAGACGGAGCCCTGCTGGACAGAGCTCCCTGCCGCTGGTCCTCCACGCTGACCGACCTCTGCAGGATCTCCTGGAGAGTGAAGACAACAAATATACTTATAATGGGACCTAACATAAAGAGCTACTTTAACatttgaaggagagaggagcattAAAGGTCTTCAGATATTTACCTGGGAGCACTGTGAGCCTCTGCAGTTGGACAGAGCTGGAGAAACAGCTCTGAAGCTGGAGAGCTCGCCCAAATCAGCGACAACATTCAGATTAGAGTCTGTGGAACATTTAACAACACAGTCATTAAAGGGTTCTCTGCTGTGTTCTACGACTAGAGTGAAGAGTCTCTTCATCCTACAGAGACGAACAGACCTGTGTTCTTAGCCTTCACATCAGTGGGGGACATCAGGCTGTTGTTGCTCGGGGATGCTGGACTTTTGTTGCTCAGAGATATCTTTGGTGGTTTCTTGCGTCCAGCAGCAGACGGCTGCCTCATGTTTTCCAGCTCCACCTCAACGACATGCTGCACCTCCACTACCCGCTGAACTCTCCTCTGATCCAGGTCCTAAACGCACCACCAGGGGGAGACACCAGGCGGTCAATGTTTATGtactctactcagtcttcagtGTGTGCAGTGATTGCAAGACCTCTTTAAAACATCTCTTTAACCCCAAATCAAAGTTAACCcttaataataaatgatgaacACTCACCCCGGCTGTATTCACGCCCGTGGCAGCCAGGCGTGCGAGGCGAGCTTTCTCTTTACGGATCAGCTTCCTGTCGTTTTCCTGatactgctgctgctccacacAAACCTCCACCTCTGCTCTGATCTCCTGATCCTATgaggggaaaacagagtgtttgtTCAATGtcaggaaagaggaagagatgatGAGAGTGAAGGATGTGGAGGGCTTAGATTAAACTTCATTACCTGAGCGCTCTTGGAGCCTCTGGTACCAGACAGAGCCGGTGAGATGGCTCTGAAGCTCAGCTCCCCGAAGTCGGCCACAACATTTAAATTggagtctgcagaaacacaggatgAGTTAACACCTCATCACGACCCTGTGACATTATCTATGTCACTTTGGTGACTGTGCAGACTAACAGACCTGTGTTCTGAGCTTTGACGTCCGTGGGTGAAGTCGGTCTGTTGTTGCTCGGCGAGGCTGGACTTTTGTTGGGAGGACAGATCTTGGGCGGCTTCTTGCGCCCGGTCCCAGCAGGCGGCGGCCTCAGACTCTCCCGCTCCACCTCAGCTGCTTGCTGCACCTCTGCAACGCGCTGAGCTCGTTTCTGCTGCAACTCCTGAGACACGCCACAAGAGGGAGACACACGACAGAGTTTCAGGTCGGCGCAGCCAGGCAAAGACAGAATGGAAGGGACTAAAGTGAAGCTGATTGTTGACATTTTCAGAACAAATCAAGGTGGGAGGATTGCATGAACATAATACATTAAAGTGAATGATTTAAACATGTAGGCTTTGATCCCAACATA
Encoded here:
- the cep131 gene encoding centrosomal protein of 131 kDa isoform X2, which produces MHTTRSPSSIPTGVSGDALDLSLSGSQLTVSKRPSSASPGKYFSRSVSVSVASDSRGKRNTLSDASFGSSRSIKNLRRSNSTTQVNQQANISLSQDQSEDYLSLFDSSSDGRKKLASLSKASPDRTTWNILDDQPRAFPLHSSSRSTGSVDSPTSLKKREPGITLAATFTANNRSNKGAVGNSVTTILHNNYSEKPLTPKSSNQKPSFNNILKATANDEVSLENGSLTKSQKNFSSSSSTSNNRSPVSAHHGSPVLTRRREATEEEAERFIQQVNQAAVTIQRWYRRHAKRHHVNQAALKRILASKRKEWEERTEEDSSLEQQQKKDEERRRIREEKARVARLAAIKELQQKRAQRVAEVQQAAEVERESLRPPPAGTGRKKPPKICPPNKSPASPSNNRPTSPTDVKAQNTDSNLNVVADFGELSFRAISPALSGTRGSKSAQDQEIRAEVEVCVEQQQYQENDRKLIRKEKARLARLAATGVNTAGDLDQRRVQRVVEVQHVVEVELENMRQPSAAGRKKPPKISLSNKSPASPSNNSLMSPTDVKAKNTDSNLNVVADLGELSSFRAVSPALSNCRGSQCSQEILQRSVSVEDQRQGALSSRAPSKTTLNELLDTLKLLEEEPERLSEPKCYHKEKYAWIDEDGDSNSLTTDNLERHGQLIHHPALPDGGALLSEAKLQSIMSFLDEMEKSEQERPRSVTSGSHREAVLSEEELVGVEQASATAAEISGSMMRIKLELEEKKRTVNMLQTALAQQRELTVRHVKETEKELGRNFQLQKEQYEATIQRHLTFIDQLINDKKALSERCEGVVGELKQVDQKYTKKIAQMQEQHEMEIKKLKELMSATEKIRREKWIDEKTKKIKEITVKGLEPEIQKLISKHKQELKKLRTLHEAELLQADERAAQRYVRQCEELRQQLEREKEEQSQRERELAKQRYEKQLQEEELSLQQQRRRLYKEVADEKERLAQLAARQRAELEDLRRQLEENSSLAGRALRDELDKSREEQERRHQLEMKSVQERLDIEKQTWEENYKKKEEAWLLSRERELKEELRRERDKEIELAIWTLEEETSKDKEECERAADNRVKRVREKYESELRELERSERTALEKHQELRKQQMETEGELIRLQAALQHKEQETEDVTQNRDKLVEERRSLAEVVRQEFADRLVMTEEENRRMKVEVSELRARMRLEVERVTREKEEELAEVHQRVKSAILKKEETVNQLRKQHEAALKRADHLEALWEQQRKQLLEK
- the cep131 gene encoding centrosomal protein of 131 kDa isoform X1, with the protein product MHTTRSPSSIPTGVSGDALDLSLSGSQLTVSKRPSSASPGKYFSRSVSVSVASDSRGKRNTLSDASFGSSRSIKNLRRSNSTTQVNQQANISLSQDQSEDYLSLFDSSSDGRKKLASLSKASPDRTTWNILDDQPRAFPLHSSSRSTGSVDSPTSLKKREPGITLAATFTANNRSNKGAVGNSVTTILHNNYSEKPLTPKSSNQKPSFNNILKATANDEVSLENGSLTKSQKNFSSSSSTSNNRSPVSAHHGSPVLTRRREATEEEAERFIQQVNQAAVTIQRWYRRHAKRHHVNQAALKRILASKRKEWEERTEEDSSLEQQQKKDEERRRIREEKARVARLAAIKELQQKRAQRVAEVQQAAEVERESLRPPPAGTGRKKPPKICPPNKSPASPSNNRPTSPTDVKAQNTDSNLNVVADFGELSFRAISPALSGTRGSKSAQDQEIRAEVEVCVEQQQYQENDRKLIRKEKARLARLAATGVNTAGDLDQRRVQRVVEVQHVVEVELENMRQPSAAGRKKPPKISLSNKSPASPSNNSLMSPTDVKAKNTDSNLNVVADLGELSSFRAVSPALSNCRGSQCSQEILQRSVSVEDQRQGALSSRAPSKTTLNELLDTLKLLEEEPERLSEPKCYHKEKYAWIDEDGDSNSLTTDNLERHGQLIHHPALPDGGALLSEAKLQSIMSFLDEMEKSEQERPRSVTSGSHREAVLSEEELVGVEQASATAAEISGSMMRIKLELEEKKRTVNMLQTALAQQRELTVRHVKETEKELGRNFQLQKEQYEATIQRHLTFIDQLINDKKALSERCEGVVGELKQVDQKYTKKIAQMQEQHEMVWQILGPLCEEIKKLKELMSATEKIRREKWIDEKTKKIKEITVKGLEPEIQKLISKHKQELKKLRTLHEAELLQADERAAQRYVRQCEELRQQLEREKEEQSQRERELAKQRYEKQLQEEELSLQQQRRRLYKEVADEKERLAQLAARQRAELEDLRRQLEENSSLAGRALRDELDKSREEQERRHQLEMKSVQERLDIEKQTWEENYKKKEEAWLLSRERELKEELRRERDKEIELAIWTLEEETSKDKEECERAADNRVKRVREKYESELRELERSERTALEKHQELRKQQMETEGELIRLQAALQHKEQETEDVTQNRDKLVEERRSLAEVVRQEFADRLVMTEEENRRMKVEVSELRARMRLEVERVTREKEEELAEVHQRVKSAILKKEETVNQLRKQHEAALKRADHLEALWEQQRKQLLEK